Sequence from the Xiphophorus couchianus chromosome 23, X_couchianus-1.0, whole genome shotgun sequence genome:
tttacgaAGTTTAAAATAGTTAGACAAACTTCAAAGAAACTGATTGTGAGAAAAAGGGGAACATGGGTATCAAAGTGTCAGTAGGAATAAATAAGGACAATCACACATGGAGTATGATGTCACTTAAGATGCAACTCTGCGTTGGGATAAAAGGTGTAAAATGTACGGTGTActcagggccgtgcagagacctttggagggagaggggctcaaagttaaaaaaggacacattgaacaagatcttaaaacaccgTACAataacatagcaacaacccatatcaATCAAGAACTTAATTGGgtcctactatatcattgccatcatgcggggacaatgcaaagcaaatatagtctgtatattgtatattttccccaacaggtataaagtttctgtttttgctgctgacagtcctggagagctgagttgatctgagactgtcactgttaaacagaccagaggagagaaggtctctggttatgaagttatgaaataagcaaatttgctgccattttactaattaagccttaataatattgatttaacctctagaacaacttGGCTAGAGACTTCTTTATAGatcaaaaaagctcaaaggggttaactctatgTAATAGTTTGTTGTTAGCACCTCTGAGATCTAGAATTGTAAGACTGgaatatcaaggcaaagaaaactcagtagctgctggtaggggcctccagacattcaggggcccctagaaatggtttaattgtaacaaaGATCATAAATCTAAACCTGCATTCATTTATAGAAAATGACAAtgttgttaaattttatttaatgcattcagctgagaaaacaaaaaattgtacatttaggatttaattaggaagtttactttgtaaaagtttaaagaatcatcttgatagtttgattattgtgttaccatggctacagtatggtgtaatctttgtgtttgagttgggTTTGTTAagaaatacatcacagcaaataaccaataatcagtgactGATTTGAAACTcagccaataaacctggtctccctctcacagacttcaccttatctatatttaaacactgttagtgatgctgaggttctcaGTAGGACGGGTTCGGGGGTGTAGAGGGGGAGGagtctaaggccccatattaccttgggccggccctgcatgaGCAGCCTCTGGAATCTACCTTTAATCCCCTGGTGGCCCCTTTGTCAGTCCCCCGATGCTTTggggacattttgattcatttcattgtggcatgtgTGGCTTTATGCTGCGGTTCTAACTATTGCTACAGTATTTtatctgatgtttattttatgaactctaaatgggccgaatcttcctttaacatgtgaggttctgcaataagtTCTATTTACAGCcgcgaacctccagcccagatccagtcagcagcggctttaacccgcctggtagaaacgtaaaggagaagcagagcgaacagtcagcaggtggtaccaggtggtaccaggtggtaccggggctttgaGCTGCGTAGTGACTCGCGGTGACAGTTGCagtcttatatcaggatgtctgatataaagacagacattCTTTATATCTGTCGGTGGGACGGACTCAGGCTGCCTTTAGTGAACCGGGCATTTGGCAGCCTGattaagttaaagtcagaagttttttctgcagccgaagcatttctgtgttaaGGGGCGAGGCGGGGTTTTCCAGCTATTGCGaggacaattatgaaaatataaagagaaacagtttttctaacatcaacatcaaatctacgtttttattcacaaaccagtatatgaaaaaatatcatATATGTATGATCGCTTTTTGACAGGTGAAGGATTTGACCATGGCTGGTTTCAGCAGACAAGTGACAAAAGCAGATGCTTTTAATAtagcaataaaagaaaaggaaatgacGTTTTTCAGTCTTCATTAACAGCATCCACAACAAACAAGCTGttatcaaaagcaaaaaaaactcTACCATCTTTGCTCATGATGTTTCTCAAAATCTGCCACAAATTTAACAATTTGCAAGACATTACAATAATTATCACTTTTGATATCAGAAAACCAAATACACTACACAAAACACTTATTTTGGCATTATTCTTATCATAAGTAAGAAGTTCAAATAAGCATACTCATTTAAATCCCTTGTTCACTGAAAAGGCCTCACAGGTTTAGCAAATGTGGGCTGTACAACTTCGAACATTTCAGCCAATCACTGTTGCCTGTTTTGGAAACACTTCTACACCATCTAAACCTTCCATTTGGTAAGAGGACATCAATATGTGAGAAGACGAATAGCTGTACCACAATGTTCGCAAGACTGGCTGCAATGATTGTTCTCAGCATGGCAAGTAAGAATACTTGTTTTCTAGAAAGAATTGCATCTCCAGCAGTAGATGGTTGGAATATATCGGACTTGAAtgtttgaaactattttttacTAAAGCCTTAACTGTTATTTTCCACAGCTCTTATTCATACTGTTGAGACTTCCCACCTGATCAGCTTAACTCTGGTTGACATCGGTGATAATATAACATTCGACTGCATTGTTTCTGAGAAGGAGCTTAAATTTGTTAACTGGTATAAACAGGCTCTTGGACACATAGTTGAAATAGTGGCTACTGTGATCCTTGGTCAAACGACAATAACTGAAAAATTTAAAGGCTCTCACTTTGCAATAAAACCAGAAGGGAATCGTTATGATCTCACTATCTTCAATATCAGCAAAGAGGATGAAGCAACATATTTCTGTCACATTGGAACAACATATTCACAGAAGTTCATCAGTGGTACTTTCCTAGCTGTGAATGGTAAGATGCTGTTTTCTGCCTGTAAAATTCACTGACATGTAATGTCTTTTTCATTAACTGTGTTACCTGTGATATTTACCTTGCAGATgataaacagcagaaatctcTCTACTTGAAACAACATCCAAAGACAGAGTTGGTTCAGCAGGGAGAGACAGTAACTCTCCAGTGTTCACTTCTCTCCAAGAATAAAGAAAAGTCCCAGTGCCCAACTAAACCCAGTATGTACTGGTTCAGAACTGAATCAGAACGATTCCATCCAGGCATCATTTATACTCAGAGGAACATCAGCGACAAAGACTTGGACAGAAGCTGTTCTTACAGTTTATCTGTACGAGACTCCTCTGATGCTGGAATTTACTACAGCGCTGTGGTAGCATGTGGATCAATCGTGATTGGTGAAGGAACCAAAGTGGAGATGAgtatgtgttttgtgttttctggccACTTTAAACACAtcagataaatataaatattttatcagagCATTAGCACagaagtaatttaatttaatcagtccctttaagtttttttcatGTGCATGGGAACTCTATAACCTATTTCTGGAAGTTATAATTTATTGTGTTGGCTTAGTGTAGCCTTGGTGATAATGTCCAAATGCAAAAATTCACTaccagttaaaacatttttttgatatGTGCCaaaccccttttttttttctaacatagAGCAAGAAGTTGACAGACTTGTCATTATACTTGGAGGACTGCTGGCCTGCTGTGTTATTATTATAGTCCTCCTCATTTTCTACATTAAACTGAAGCGAAAGTGTGGACAATTCAAAGGTGAGTTTTACAAAATGCTAACCCCAAACTCATCTTGTTTGGCATGCATGTACCAGCAGAACAGGATGGATACATTCTTGTGTATTCCAGATTCTGACCCCGCTCTCTGAAAGTTGAATTGAGACAATTTCAGGCAAATGTTGCTTTGCATCAGGCAACGCAACATTTTTTCAGTATTATTGTCCAATTTTAATGACCCTGTTTGAACTGTAGTTctagttttctgtttctcagttttctgGGTCTTGACAGAGAATTCTTATGGCTGAAGCGTCTGTGGGATATGTGCTGTGAGAttaaggattttgttttttcaaatatgtcatttcacaaacatttattgCATTGCATAGTTATCTTTTTTCAAACCATTTATTCTGACGTACTTTAGTTTCAAAAGAACTGAGACCAGTCTGTCGGACGTCACCTGACATGACATTCTCAAAGTCTCTAAAATCTCTCATCTTTGAACTTGTTAAAGTAGTCTTCTCCACAACTTGAAGCCTAAATCCATTGAAGCTCAGCCATGTGACTGGCTCaattattttatgcattaaGGTGCCTTGCAACTAAGTCCGGTAAaagtatgttttactttttgcttgccataaaatcctaataaaatacaattacattTGCAAAACATTGTGTCTCTCttgtgtttcatttagttaTCCAAAAGACAAGATAGAAGAAACATTATAATCTTTCACAACACCAAAAgcaaacaacaagaaagagagaaaatctaTGAAAACACTTATGTTTGTTCCTCAAAGGTCAAAATGGTGGTTCCAGTCTGGTAGAGGATGGCAAATCAAATGTTGTTCACACAAGAAACTTGGTAAATATATCCCTGACAAGTCTTTCACAACATGTTCTATGATAATGAAAATAGACTAAATTGTTCCTTCTTTTGCAGGATGATGAAGCAATAGAAGTGAACTATGCATCAGTGCAAACCCGGGTTAGAGGGTCTAATGAGAAGAAAAAGCTTCCTGAAGAATGTGTTTACTCCTTTGTCAAATCAGATGGTCACCAAAATCACCTCTCCTCACTTTAGTCATTACATCACTCTTAATATTTCATGCTCTTCTTTTTGAGCATATTTCAATGACATAATTTGTAATgcaaaatcatgttttctttttcctttttcttgtttgttaattttgtaGTATCAGTTTGTCgacatatgaaaaaaaaaacccagctgttcTATATCCCATGGATCACACTAAGTCATTTATCTTTGCCTAAATCAACTAAATTGTGCAGAATTGTAAATTATGTTGACAAATATGTAATAGAATAAAGCTGAATAAATCATTGCAATAGTTTTGTGGtgtaaaaatttatttcagacagacTTCCTTCATGCAGATTGAATAAACTTACATCAGAAATTAAGTTTCGAGTTTTCTTCTAAATACTGATCCATACTGAGTGTTGTTCCCAAAGAGCACCACTGCTATGCCTAATGTTAGTAATCCTTCTACTACTACTGTTATG
This genomic interval carries:
- the LOC114139392 gene encoding uncharacterized protein LOC114139392 encodes the protein MFARLAAMIVLSMATLIHTVETSHLISLTLVDIGDNITFDCIVSEKELKFVNWYKQALGHIVEIVATVILGQTTITEKFKGSHFAIKPEGNRYDLTIFNISKEDEATYFCHIGTTYSQKFISGTFLAVNDDKQQKSLYLKQHPKTELVQQGETVTLQCSLLSKNKEKSQCPTKPSMYWFRTESERFHPGIIYTQRNISDKDLDRSCSYSLSVRDSSDAGIYYSAVVACGSIVIGEGTKVEMKQEVDRLVIILGGLLACCVIIIVLLIFYIKLKRKCGQFKGQNGGSSLVEDGKSNVVHTRNLDDEAIEVNYASVQTRVRGSNEKKKLPEECVYSFVKSDGHQNHLSSL